The following proteins come from a genomic window of Armatimonadota bacterium:
- a CDS encoding protease inhibitor I42 family protein, which produces MQTKVSVGKEDDGKSIRLGVGDLLELSLPETDAAASWHVEVDANVLAVVSSPTNTQTVWLLDEADQTRLWTFRAARTGYALLKLSYDSIENGAAVDHFALEVTVGDAPKPKPIRQPLPASQLIIVLFQSFLIAAAGALLSFRMATLTAQVLDLNDAVQVAQSDLLLALLGTVGLATVAGFLLVRIIALFTSRGR; this is translated from the coding sequence GTGCAAACCAAAGTCTCCGTTGGTAAAGAAGACGACGGCAAGTCCATCCGGCTGGGTGTGGGCGACCTGCTGGAGCTGAGCCTGCCGGAGACCGATGCGGCAGCGAGCTGGCACGTGGAGGTTGACGCCAACGTGCTGGCAGTCGTGTCGTCGCCCACCAACACGCAGACGGTGTGGCTGCTGGACGAGGCGGATCAAACCCGCTTGTGGACCTTCCGCGCCGCCCGCACCGGCTATGCCCTGCTCAAGCTGTCCTACGATTCGATCGAGAACGGCGCGGCGGTGGATCACTTCGCGCTGGAGGTGACCGTCGGCGACGCGCCCAAGCCCAAGCCCATCCGTCAGCCGCTGCCGGCTTCGCAGCTCATCATCGTTCTTTTCCAGTCGTTTCTGATCGCAGCGGCCGGCGCCCTGCTATCCTTTCGCATGGCCACCTTGACGGCCCAGGTGCTGGACCTCAACGACGCGGTGCAGGTGGCGCAGTCCGATCTCCTGCTGGCCCTGCTGGGGACGGTGGGGCTGGCAACGGTGGCGGGCTTCCTGCTGGTGCGCATCATCGCGCTCTTCACCAGCCGGGGACGCTGA